Proteins from a single region of Cupriavidus sp. MP-37:
- a CDS encoding UxaA family hydrolase — MNSNPVIRLHPNDNVLVARSDLGLGQQLADPAVRVRAQVPAGHKIAACAIAAGTPVRKFDTVIGVAARDIAPGDHVHAHNLTLVDFYRDPAFCQDVRPVDYVPAAQRATFNGFVRADGRVGTRNFIGILSSVNCSSTVIRQIAAHFTPQRLADYPNVDGVVAFAQTSGCGMSSPSEHFDVLRRTLAGYARHPNLAGVLIVGLGCERNQVASLVESQGLEPGPAVHTLVMQDTGGTRATITAGIRAIESMLPAANAAVRQPVPASHLKIGLECGGSDGFSGISANPALGAAMDILVRHGGTAILSETPEIHGVEFMLTRRAVTPEVGQKLLDRLAWWERYTAGHNAQFNGVVGHGNQQGGLANIFEKSLGSAMKGGTTPLQAVYEYAEPIDQAGFVFMDSPGYDPVAVTGQIASGANLICFTTGRGSMFGSKPAPTLKLASNSAMYHRLDEDMDINCGLVLDGELSVPQMGQRIFEHILRAASGEPTKSELLGLGDNEFVPWHLGIVS, encoded by the coding sequence GTGAATTCCAATCCCGTTATCCGGCTGCACCCCAACGACAACGTGCTGGTCGCGCGCAGCGACCTCGGCCTGGGCCAGCAACTGGCCGATCCTGCGGTGCGCGTGCGCGCGCAGGTGCCGGCCGGCCACAAGATCGCGGCATGCGCCATCGCGGCCGGCACCCCGGTGCGCAAGTTCGACACCGTGATCGGCGTGGCCGCGCGCGATATCGCGCCGGGCGACCACGTGCATGCGCACAACCTGACGCTGGTCGATTTCTACCGCGATCCGGCTTTCTGCCAGGATGTGCGTCCGGTCGACTACGTGCCGGCGGCGCAACGTGCTACCTTCAACGGCTTTGTGCGCGCGGACGGCCGCGTCGGTACGCGCAACTTCATCGGCATCCTGTCGTCGGTCAATTGTTCGTCCACCGTGATCCGCCAGATCGCTGCGCATTTCACGCCGCAACGGCTGGCCGACTATCCCAATGTCGATGGCGTGGTCGCCTTTGCGCAGACCAGCGGCTGCGGCATGTCGTCGCCGAGCGAGCATTTCGACGTGCTGCGCCGCACGCTGGCCGGCTACGCGCGCCATCCCAACCTGGCCGGCGTGCTGATCGTGGGGCTGGGCTGCGAGCGCAACCAGGTCGCGTCGCTGGTGGAATCGCAAGGGCTGGAGCCCGGTCCCGCGGTGCATACGCTGGTGATGCAGGATACCGGCGGCACGCGCGCCACCATCACGGCGGGCATCCGCGCGATCGAATCGATGCTGCCGGCGGCCAACGCCGCGGTGCGCCAGCCGGTGCCCGCCAGCCACCTGAAGATCGGGCTGGAGTGCGGCGGCTCCGACGGCTTTTCCGGCATCAGTGCCAACCCGGCGCTGGGTGCGGCGATGGATATCCTGGTGCGCCACGGCGGCACCGCGATCCTGTCCGAGACGCCGGAGATCCACGGCGTGGAATTCATGCTGACCCGCCGCGCGGTCACGCCGGAAGTCGGGCAGAAGCTGCTGGACCGGCTGGCCTGGTGGGAGCGCTACACCGCCGGCCACAACGCGCAGTTCAACGGCGTGGTGGGCCACGGCAACCAGCAGGGCGGCCTGGCCAACATCTTCGAGAAATCGCTGGGCTCGGCCATGAAGGGCGGCACCACGCCATTGCAGGCGGTGTACGAGTATGCCGAGCCGATCGACCAGGCCGGCTTTGTGTTCATGGACTCGCCCGGCTATGACCCGGTGGCCGTTACCGGCCAGATCGCCAGCGGCGCCAACCTGATCTGCTTTACCACCGGGCGTGGCTCGATGTTCGGTTCGAAGCCGGCGCCGACGCTCAAGCTGGCGTCGAACTCGGCGATGTACCACCGTCTGGACGAAGACATGGACATCAACTGTGGCCTGGTGCTCGACGGCGAGCTGAGCGTGCCGCAGATGGGCCAGCGGATCTTCGAACACATCCTGCGCGCGGCGTCGGGCGAACCCACCAAGAGCGAACTGCTAGGCCTGGGCGACAACGAGTTCGTGCCGTGGCACCTCGGCATTGTCAGCTGA
- a CDS encoding ABC transporter permease, with protein MRTHQSRKSLTITFAVWKALFLREALSRFFSERAAWFWLFAEPVFHVAYLLFIYTVISVHTVGGIDTAVWIMVGMLAFFMFNRTGTQVMNALSANQALFTYRQVKPVDTTLVRAGLEGFLMIVIASLLLTGAALLGHNVTPADPLAVLESFFGLWLVGLGFGLIVSVPNQLMPEVGRIIKLMLMPLYMISGVMFPIALVSQPYRDWLLFNPVAHGLEAARLAFAPYYHAAPGTSIAYLYGCGVVMVFLGLALHRRFALKLVTQ; from the coding sequence ATGAGAACGCATCAATCCCGTAAGTCGTTGACCATAACTTTCGCCGTTTGGAAGGCACTTTTCCTGCGAGAGGCCCTGAGTCGATTCTTCTCTGAGCGCGCGGCATGGTTCTGGTTGTTTGCAGAACCAGTCTTCCATGTCGCATATCTGCTGTTCATTTATACAGTGATCAGTGTGCACACCGTGGGGGGGATTGATACGGCGGTCTGGATCATGGTCGGCATGCTTGCATTCTTCATGTTCAATCGGACCGGCACACAAGTAATGAATGCGCTTAGCGCTAATCAAGCGCTATTCACATACCGGCAAGTCAAGCCAGTTGACACTACCTTGGTACGAGCGGGGCTGGAGGGCTTTCTCATGATCGTAATAGCGTCTCTGCTACTGACAGGAGCCGCATTGTTAGGCCACAACGTTACACCTGCCGACCCGCTGGCTGTGCTGGAGTCATTTTTTGGGCTGTGGCTGGTGGGGTTGGGGTTTGGGCTGATCGTTTCTGTCCCCAATCAGCTCATGCCGGAAGTAGGGCGCATTATCAAGTTGATGCTGATGCCGCTTTACATGATCTCGGGTGTGATGTTCCCCATTGCCCTCGTTTCGCAGCCTTATCGCGACTGGCTCCTTTTCAATCCCGTAGCGCATGGACTTGAAGCGGCAAGACTTGCCTTCGCTCCCTACTACCACGCAGCACCGGGCACAAGTATTGCCTATCTGTATGGGTGTGGCGTCGTGATGGTATTCCTCGGCTTGGCTTTGCATCGCCGTTTTGCTTTGAAGCTGGTAACCCAATGA
- a CDS encoding LysR substrate-binding domain-containing protein translates to MVQIDRALRSNIKLRHLQLLVALDEFRHLGRTAEFLSVSQPAVSKVLTEVEKMLGLTLFTRSTRGTEPTPAGESLVRFARSVLAQYEQTRDEIAAVQSGASGRIRVGSMGAALPVLLAQAVGTLKQRHAHATVLVEEGDLTHLLPKLRLRELDLIVGRLEPGYAAPDLLTEALYEEAMVVVVRRGHKLARKARPGWADLAAMPCVLPPPWASLRVKIEQAFFRYGLHPPQDVIETSSYLAQATFVAERGAAAFMAESVALAMQQEGRLQVLKMEVPVELPPVGIITLRERAPSIGTDQLVACLRREAAARE, encoded by the coding sequence ATGGTACAGATCGACCGCGCGCTGCGCTCCAATATCAAGCTGCGCCACCTGCAACTGCTGGTGGCGCTGGATGAGTTCCGCCATCTCGGCCGCACCGCGGAATTCCTGTCGGTGAGCCAGCCGGCGGTGTCCAAGGTGCTGACTGAAGTCGAGAAAATGCTGGGGCTGACGCTGTTCACGCGCTCTACCCGCGGCACCGAGCCGACCCCCGCGGGCGAGTCGCTGGTGCGCTTTGCGCGCTCGGTGCTGGCGCAGTACGAACAGACCCGCGACGAGATTGCCGCGGTGCAGAGCGGCGCATCCGGGCGCATCCGCGTGGGCTCGATGGGCGCGGCCTTGCCGGTGCTGCTGGCGCAGGCCGTCGGCACGCTCAAGCAGCGCCACGCGCACGCCACCGTGCTGGTGGAGGAAGGCGACCTGACCCACCTGCTGCCCAAGCTGCGCCTGCGCGAACTCGACCTGATCGTGGGCCGGCTGGAGCCCGGCTATGCCGCGCCGGACCTGCTGACCGAGGCGCTTTATGAAGAAGCCATGGTGGTCGTGGTGCGGCGCGGCCACAAGCTGGCGCGCAAGGCCCGGCCCGGCTGGGCCGACCTGGCCGCGATGCCGTGCGTGCTGCCGCCGCCGTGGGCTTCGCTGCGCGTGAAGATCGAACAGGCCTTCTTCCGCTACGGCCTGCACCCGCCGCAGGACGTGATCGAGACCTCTTCGTACCTGGCGCAGGCGACCTTTGTTGCCGAGCGTGGGGCGGCGGCCTTCATGGCCGAATCGGTTGCGCTGGCAATGCAGCAGGAAGGCCGCCTGCAAGTGCTGAAGATGGAGGTGCCGGTCGAGCTGCCGCCGGTGGGCATCATCACGCTGCGCGAGCGCGCGCCGTCGATCGGCACCGACCAGCTGGTGGCGTGCCTGCGGCGAGAGGCGGCGGCACGGGAATAG
- a CDS encoding tripartite tricarboxylate transporter substrate binding protein, whose translation MTQSFPIDAKRRRLLIGAAAGAAGVLLPAARSLAADYPERPITFICPWPVGGTADQSMRALCQVAGGILKQSIVVENRAGASGMIGTKALGRANPDGYTIGQIPISVTRFAQLGMLQLDPRTELTYLARTSGQTFGIAVPANSRYKTLQDVVAAAKASPGKVTYAHAGIGGATHVGMEQFALAAGIQFNAIAYKGGAAALQDVLAGQVELLADSSSWAPHVEAGKLRLLATWGEQRASRFKDTPTLKELGYNVVVEAPNGIGAPKGLPPAVEKKLRDAFRAAVASNEFKQVAARLDAPVMYLDGPDYKKYVASVYEQETQLIQRLKLKELLQQS comes from the coding sequence ATGACTCAATCGTTCCCCATCGATGCCAAGCGCCGCCGCCTGCTCATCGGAGCCGCCGCGGGTGCCGCGGGGGTGCTGTTGCCCGCGGCGCGGTCGCTGGCTGCCGACTACCCCGAGCGTCCCATCACCTTTATCTGCCCGTGGCCGGTCGGCGGCACCGCCGACCAGTCGATGCGCGCGCTGTGCCAGGTGGCCGGCGGCATCCTGAAGCAGTCGATCGTGGTGGAGAACCGCGCCGGCGCGTCCGGCATGATCGGCACCAAGGCGCTGGGGCGCGCCAATCCGGACGGCTATACCATCGGCCAGATCCCGATCTCGGTGACGCGGTTTGCGCAGCTCGGCATGCTGCAGCTGGACCCGCGCACCGAGCTGACCTACCTGGCCCGCACTTCGGGACAGACCTTCGGCATCGCGGTGCCGGCCAACTCGCGCTACAAGACGCTGCAGGACGTGGTGGCCGCCGCCAAGGCCAGTCCGGGCAAGGTCACCTATGCGCACGCCGGCATCGGTGGCGCCACCCATGTCGGCATGGAACAGTTCGCGCTGGCCGCGGGCATCCAGTTCAATGCCATCGCCTACAAGGGCGGCGCCGCCGCGCTGCAGGACGTGCTGGCCGGACAGGTGGAGCTGCTTGCCGATTCCAGCTCATGGGCGCCGCACGTCGAAGCCGGCAAGCTGCGCCTGCTGGCGACCTGGGGCGAACAGCGCGCGAGCCGCTTCAAGGACACGCCCACGCTCAAGGAGCTGGGCTACAACGTGGTGGTGGAAGCGCCCAACGGCATCGGCGCGCCCAAGGGCCTGCCGCCCGCCGTGGAAAAGAAGCTGCGCGACGCCTTCCGCGCCGCGGTGGCCAGCAACGAGTTCAAGCAGGTGGCGGCGCGGCTGGACGCGCCCGTGATGTACCTGGACGGGCCTGACTACAAGAAGTACGTCGCCAGCGTCTATGAACAGGAAACCCAGCTGATCCAGCGCCTCAAGCTCAAAGAACTGCTGCAGCAAAGCTGA
- a CDS encoding MBL fold metallo-hydrolase, translating into MTAQSPDIALAAAPISLQKPELDYPCGDAPEPGRAREVAPGVLWLRMPMPLGLNHINLWAIRDGSGWAAVDAGLQTPETAQAWRALFAAGGALEGGLTRLFVTHMHPDHIGMAGWLTGKFDCQLWMTRLEYLMCRVLAADTGRAAPDDAIAFYRKAGWDDEAIEVYRTRFGGFGKYVHALPESFRRLSDGDTVRIGAHDWQVIVGTGHSPEHACLFCPALKLLVSGDQVLPRISSNVSVFPTEPDADPMADWLASLDKVRAAVPDDVLVLPAHNEPFRGLHARIDYLRASQMQALDRLRGALAEPRRAVDVFGELFSRPITGSGGLLGMATGESIAHLNYLLARGEAVRELGMDGSYWYRLS; encoded by the coding sequence ATGACCGCCCAATCCCCCGACATCGCGCTCGCAGCTGCCCCCATCTCCCTCCAAAAGCCCGAACTCGACTACCCCTGCGGCGACGCCCCCGAACCCGGCCGCGCCCGGGAAGTCGCACCCGGCGTCCTGTGGCTGCGCATGCCGATGCCGCTCGGCCTGAACCATATCAACCTGTGGGCCATCCGCGACGGCAGCGGCTGGGCCGCGGTCGATGCCGGCCTGCAGACCCCGGAAACCGCGCAAGCCTGGCGCGCGCTGTTCGCCGCTGGCGGCGCTCTCGAGGGCGGGCTGACCAGGCTGTTCGTGACCCATATGCATCCCGACCACATCGGCATGGCCGGCTGGCTGACCGGCAAGTTTGATTGCCAGCTGTGGATGACGCGGCTCGAATACCTGATGTGCCGCGTGCTCGCCGCCGATACCGGGCGCGCCGCGCCGGACGACGCGATCGCGTTCTATCGCAAGGCCGGCTGGGATGACGAAGCGATCGAGGTGTATCGCACCCGCTTCGGCGGCTTCGGCAAATATGTTCACGCCCTGCCCGAAAGCTTCCGCCGACTGTCCGACGGCGATACCGTCCGCATCGGCGCGCACGACTGGCAGGTCATCGTCGGCACCGGCCACTCCCCAGAACATGCCTGCCTGTTCTGCCCGGCGCTGAAGCTGCTGGTATCCGGCGACCAGGTGCTGCCGCGCATCTCGTCCAACGTATCCGTGTTCCCGACCGAGCCCGACGCCGATCCGATGGCCGACTGGCTGGCCTCGCTAGACAAGGTCCGCGCCGCCGTGCCGGACGACGTGCTGGTGCTGCCGGCGCACAACGAACCGTTCCGCGGGCTGCACGCGCGGATCGACTATCTGCGAGCCAGCCAGATGCAGGCGCTGGACCGGCTGCGCGGGGCGCTGGCCGAACCCAGGCGCGCGGTGGATGTGTTCGGGGAACTGTTTTCGCGGCCTATCACGGGGAGTGGCGGGCTGCTGGGGATGGCGACGGGGGAGAGTATTGCGCATTTGAACTACTTGTTGGCGCGGGGGGAGGCGGTGCGGGAATTGGGCATGGATGGAAGCTACTGGTATCGCCTGAGCTAG
- a CDS encoding ABC transporter ATP-binding protein, producing MIIVEDVHKRYQTSHGPGKWVLRGVSFAIPPKLNVGLIGSNGAGKSTLLRIVGGVDQPNKGRIERQCRVSWPMGFGGGLQGSLTGRQNAKFVCRIHGHEDDIPDRLAYIQEFAAIGSAFDEPVKTYSTGMRSRLQFALSLAFDFDVYISDEVTAAGDAAFRAKAASAFKHLADRASLIMVAHGEATLKEFCQAGLWINEGRAYWFDQIDDALKAYKESLRA from the coding sequence ATGATCATTGTCGAAGATGTTCATAAGCGCTACCAGACTAGCCATGGCCCCGGAAAATGGGTTCTTCGGGGAGTTTCCTTTGCTATTCCGCCGAAACTCAACGTCGGACTCATTGGTTCCAACGGTGCCGGCAAATCGACCTTGCTGCGAATTGTAGGAGGGGTAGACCAGCCAAACAAGGGACGCATTGAGCGGCAATGCCGTGTCTCCTGGCCAATGGGCTTCGGAGGCGGTCTGCAAGGATCGCTAACAGGTCGGCAGAATGCCAAGTTTGTCTGCCGAATCCATGGCCATGAGGATGATATTCCTGATCGTCTTGCATACATCCAGGAATTTGCTGCGATCGGATCTGCATTTGACGAACCGGTTAAGACCTACTCGACAGGTATGCGTTCCAGGCTGCAGTTTGCGCTCTCACTGGCCTTTGATTTCGACGTCTACATCTCTGACGAGGTCACTGCTGCCGGTGATGCAGCTTTCCGTGCAAAGGCGGCTTCTGCATTCAAGCATCTCGCTGATCGGGCGAGCCTGATCATGGTTGCGCATGGTGAGGCAACGCTCAAGGAATTTTGCCAGGCCGGCCTTTGGATAAATGAAGGCCGAGCGTATTGGTTTGACCAAATAGACGATGCTCTGAAAGCCTATAAAGAGAGCCTGCGCGCATGA
- a CDS encoding NAD-dependent succinate-semialdehyde dehydrogenase — MLKLSEPTLLRSQNLIDGQWRDAGLAARFAVTDPATAETFANVADSDAGDARLAVDAAAVAFPAWSRRPARERAQLLKRWHALILDHQEDLARIISTEQGKPLKEARGEVQYGASYVEWFAEEATRICGDIVAEAVPGRKLLVLKEPVGVVAAITPWNFPLAMIARKIAPALAAGCTVVAKPAEDTPLTALALAWLAQQAGMPAGVVNLVTASRERTPGVVDAWLADSRVRKVTFTGSTPVGKHLARESAATLKKLSLELGGNAPFIVFDDADLDAAVDGLMASKFRNGGQTCVCPNRVYVHDAVHDAFVERLAQRVGALHVGPATEDDAQIGPMINARAVDKIARHVDDAVVRGARVVTGGKRVRSADGPHYYAPTVLVDATPAMELSCEETFGPVAPIFRFRDEAEVIRDANDTPFGLAAYFYSNDIRRIWRVAQALETGMVGINEGAIAAEAAPFGGVKESGYGREGSRHGLDDYMHTKYLCQGQLG; from the coding sequence ATGTTGAAGCTTTCCGAGCCAACGCTGCTGCGCAGCCAGAACCTGATCGACGGCCAATGGCGCGATGCCGGACTGGCAGCGCGCTTTGCCGTGACCGATCCGGCCACCGCTGAAACCTTCGCTAACGTGGCCGACAGCGATGCCGGCGATGCGCGCCTGGCCGTCGACGCCGCCGCCGTGGCGTTCCCGGCATGGAGCCGCCGGCCCGCGCGCGAACGTGCGCAGCTGCTCAAGCGCTGGCATGCGCTGATCCTTGACCACCAGGAAGACCTGGCGCGCATCATCTCGACCGAACAGGGCAAGCCGCTGAAGGAAGCGCGCGGCGAGGTGCAGTACGGCGCGTCGTACGTGGAGTGGTTTGCCGAGGAAGCCACGCGCATCTGCGGCGACATCGTCGCGGAAGCGGTGCCGGGCCGCAAGCTGCTGGTGCTGAAGGAACCAGTGGGCGTGGTCGCTGCCATTACGCCCTGGAACTTCCCGCTGGCGATGATCGCCCGCAAGATCGCGCCCGCGCTGGCCGCCGGCTGCACGGTAGTGGCCAAGCCCGCCGAAGACACGCCGCTGACGGCGCTGGCGCTGGCGTGGCTGGCGCAACAGGCCGGCATGCCGGCGGGTGTGGTCAACCTCGTCACGGCCTCGCGCGAGCGCACGCCCGGCGTGGTCGACGCCTGGCTGGCGGACAGCCGCGTGCGCAAGGTCACGTTCACCGGCTCCACGCCGGTCGGCAAGCACCTGGCGCGCGAATCGGCGGCCACGCTGAAGAAGCTCTCGCTGGAGCTGGGCGGCAACGCGCCCTTCATCGTCTTCGACGATGCCGATCTCGATGCCGCGGTCGATGGCCTGATGGCGTCCAAGTTCCGCAACGGCGGACAGACCTGCGTGTGCCCGAATCGGGTCTATGTGCATGACGCCGTGCACGACGCGTTCGTCGAGCGCCTGGCGCAGCGCGTGGGCGCGCTCCATGTCGGTCCCGCAACCGAAGACGACGCACAGATCGGTCCCATGATCAATGCCCGCGCCGTCGACAAGATCGCGCGCCATGTCGATGATGCGGTCGTCAGGGGCGCACGCGTGGTCACCGGCGGCAAGCGCGTGCGCAGCGCCGATGGTCCGCACTACTACGCGCCGACGGTGCTGGTCGATGCCACGCCGGCGATGGAACTGTCGTGCGAAGAGACCTTCGGCCCGGTCGCGCCGATCTTCCGCTTCCGCGACGAAGCCGAGGTGATCCGCGACGCCAACGACACCCCGTTCGGCCTGGCCGCGTACTTCTACTCCAACGACATCCGCCGCATCTGGCGCGTGGCGCAGGCGCTGGAGACCGGCATGGTCGGCATCAACGAAGGCGCGATCGCGGCCGAGGCGGCGCCGTTCGGCGGCGTCAAGGAATCCGGCTACGGGCGCGAGGGCTCGCGCCACGGGCTGGACGACTACATGCATACCAAGTACCTTTGCCAGGGCCAGCTAGGCTGA
- the hpaI gene encoding 4-hydroxy-2-oxoheptanedioate aldolase: MPANNPFKTALAARQAQIGLWLSMATPYLAEVSATAGFDWLLIDGEHAPNDLRSTLHALQAVAPYPVQPVVRAVAGEVPLIKQLLDIGARSLLVPMVDTAEQARALVSATRYPPNGIRGVGSAIARASQWSARTDYLDVADDEICLLVQAETVTALQNLEAICAVDGVDGVFIGPADLAASMGYRGRPGHPDVQAAIEGAMRTIIASGKAAGTLTSDPALARRYLDLGCTFVATGVDVMLYANAARKLAASFREPQPGAAADKPSAAY, translated from the coding sequence ATGCCCGCAAACAATCCCTTCAAGACCGCACTGGCCGCGCGCCAGGCGCAGATCGGCCTGTGGCTGTCGATGGCGACGCCGTACCTGGCCGAAGTCTCGGCCACCGCCGGCTTCGACTGGCTGCTGATCGACGGCGAGCACGCGCCCAACGACCTGCGCTCGACGCTGCATGCGCTGCAGGCGGTGGCGCCGTATCCGGTCCAGCCCGTGGTGCGCGCCGTGGCCGGCGAAGTGCCGCTGATCAAGCAGCTGCTGGATATCGGTGCGCGCAGCCTGCTGGTGCCGATGGTGGATACCGCAGAGCAGGCGCGCGCGCTGGTCAGCGCTACGCGCTACCCGCCGAATGGCATCCGCGGCGTGGGCAGCGCCATTGCACGCGCCTCGCAGTGGAGCGCGCGCACCGATTACCTCGACGTGGCCGACGACGAAATCTGCCTGCTGGTGCAGGCCGAAACCGTCACCGCGCTGCAGAACCTGGAAGCGATCTGCGCGGTGGACGGCGTCGACGGCGTCTTCATCGGACCGGCCGACCTCGCCGCCTCGATGGGCTACCGCGGCCGCCCCGGCCATCCGGACGTGCAGGCCGCCATAGAAGGCGCGATGCGCACCATCATCGCCAGCGGCAAAGCCGCCGGCACGCTGACGTCGGACCCCGCGCTCGCGCGCCGCTACCTGGACCTGGGCTGCACCTTCGTGGCCACCGGCGTGGACGTGATGTTGTATGCCAATGCCGCGCGCAAGCTTGCCGCTTCGTTCCGCGAGCCGCAGCCAGGTGCCGCTGCCGACAAGCCTTCCGCCGCATATTGA
- a CDS encoding capsule biosynthesis protein, whose translation MLLFKTPAEGATEFDSPGVAVLAKPSVNLARPLPDQAGFGQLTRYRRVLLLQGPNGPFFARLRDYLHGAGLCVCKVNFNGGDDLFYREGDVVRFNRPMVEWEAFLRNLLATRGIDAIVVFGNHRRQHRIAARLAQSLDIGFWVFEEGYVRPDYITLEPGGVNADSPLTALTTAEVPKIERPVRARRFQHSFRLMACYSFLYFAGGMIGAGRYPYYRHHKPFGLIELAKWVRAGYRKHLYRWQERDLRKCLLASEHPHFFLVALQVYNDSQIRVHSPWRRIEDFIEWTVHSFAQHAPADSVLVVKHHPMDRGHTDYATAIEACAARFGVSQRVLYIHDAHLPSLLHRCMGLVTINSTTGLQALFHRVPVIALGRCFYAKPGLTYQGSLDEFWNDPGSVDTSAYTRFRSYLTRVSQINSSFYADEMLLPVPANRGRRAHRFVPARLFCAAGLVIADAYSGSPWGIRAAADLLAGLLG comes from the coding sequence ATGTTGCTGTTCAAGACGCCGGCGGAAGGCGCGACAGAATTCGATTCGCCGGGCGTTGCGGTGCTCGCAAAGCCTTCTGTCAATCTTGCTCGGCCGTTGCCCGACCAGGCAGGTTTTGGTCAGCTAACAAGGTATCGGCGCGTTCTATTGCTGCAAGGTCCAAACGGGCCGTTCTTTGCTCGATTACGGGACTACTTGCATGGGGCGGGACTCTGCGTATGCAAGGTCAATTTCAATGGCGGCGATGATCTGTTCTATCGGGAAGGCGACGTTGTTCGGTTCAATCGGCCGATGGTTGAGTGGGAAGCATTTCTGCGAAACCTCCTTGCAACGCGCGGTATCGACGCCATCGTGGTGTTCGGCAATCACCGGCGGCAACATCGTATTGCTGCGCGCCTCGCTCAGTCACTAGACATCGGGTTCTGGGTCTTTGAAGAGGGCTACGTTCGTCCGGACTACATTACCTTGGAGCCCGGAGGCGTAAACGCGGACTCGCCGCTTACAGCTTTGACGACGGCGGAAGTGCCAAAGATTGAGCGTCCTGTTCGCGCTCGCAGATTTCAGCACTCATTTCGCCTGATGGCGTGCTACTCATTCCTGTATTTCGCTGGTGGCATGATAGGTGCCGGCAGGTATCCGTATTACCGACACCACAAGCCATTCGGGCTGATCGAGCTTGCCAAATGGGTGAGGGCTGGTTACCGCAAGCACCTATACCGCTGGCAAGAGCGCGATCTCCGCAAGTGCTTGCTCGCCAGTGAGCATCCACACTTCTTTCTGGTCGCACTACAGGTCTATAACGATAGCCAGATCAGGGTGCACAGCCCTTGGCGGCGTATCGAGGATTTCATAGAGTGGACAGTTCACTCATTTGCACAGCACGCGCCCGCGGATAGTGTCCTGGTGGTCAAGCATCACCCAATGGATCGTGGCCATACGGACTACGCGACTGCCATTGAAGCCTGCGCGGCCAGGTTCGGCGTCAGTCAACGGGTACTCTATATTCATGATGCACACTTGCCGTCGTTGCTGCACCGTTGTATGGGCCTGGTGACGATCAACTCAACGACGGGCTTGCAGGCCTTGTTTCACCGGGTACCAGTGATCGCACTCGGACGCTGCTTCTATGCCAAGCCTGGATTGACGTACCAGGGATCGTTGGACGAGTTTTGGAACGATCCAGGGTCGGTTGATACTAGCGCGTATACACGGTTCAGAAGCTATCTGACGCGAGTTTCGCAAATTAACTCATCCTTTTACGCGGACGAAATGTTGCTGCCTGTCCCTGCTAACCGGGGCCGGCGTGCACATCGTTTTGTTCCCGCAAGATTGTTTTGTGCAGCAGGTCTAGTCATTGCTGACGCATACAGCGGTAGTCCGTGGGGGATAAGGGCAGCAGCAGATCTGTTGGCGGGACTGCTCGGATAG